The Dyadobacter sp. 676 DNA window GTGCGCTGCACCTTGACGTCCGGGTTGGTGCGATTTAATCTACAAGTATTGCGGTGCTCTGCACCTCCTTGAACCTAAGCGCAGAGCGCCGCAATATTTGTAGAAGCTCGTGGTGCGCTGCGCCTTAACATAGCCGTTCTGATATTACGGCGCTCTGCGCATTCCACTTGGAAGGGTGCTCCGCGTGACGATAGCATCTGATATGCTTTTCTTACTCGGTGGGTGCGTAGCCAAATTGCTTCTTGAATGCATACCCGAAATGCGAGAGGTTTTCGAATCCTACTTCGAGGTATACCTCCGACGGGCGGCGTTTCTTTTCGCGGATCAGGTAATGTGCCAGTTCCAGCCGCTTTCCCGTGAGCCATTTTTGCGGAGTCGTTTGAAATGTTTTTTTGAAATCACGTTTGAAGGTCGTCAGGCTGCGGCCGGTGAGGTAGCCGAATTTCGCCATGGGCAGATTATACATATAATGCTGCTCCATGAAGTCGGCGAGGTTAATCTTCCCCGGTTCCCGAAGTCGGCCAGAAAATGGTCGATTTCGGGTGCTACCGTTCGTAAAATGGTTATCGCCTCTTCGATTTTAATGGCCGCCAGCGCTTCAGGGAGCGGTTCGCGGAGGTCGAAATAAGGCACGAGCGAGGCCAGGCAGCTTTGCAGCAGCGGATGTTTCCCGAATGTCCTGAATCCCGGCTTCGGCACCGGCCTGACGACCGCTTGCTTTTGGGCATAATATGCTTCCAGGCGTTTTGAAGTCAGATGCATGACCACCGATCGATGAGGTTTGCCATCCTTTGGGTAGTTGATAACCGTCACCAGTTCGTGCCGAGGGAAAAACAGCGTATCGCCAGCGCCAAACCGGTGGGTCTGCCCGCCCTGGATGATTTTCGTTTCTCCCGAAATGAACCATACCAGCAAATGCTCCTCAAAAAGTACATCGCTTTTGTGAAAGTGCTCCGTAAAACCGGCGATTTTTAGCTCGGGATGAATGTAATGCGACTGATGTGCCACTTTTCCTAATTTGTTTCAAAGGTTACGCCTGTCAGTTGTTCGCTCAGCGTCCAGAGGCGTCGTGCGTTTTCCGGATCGATGGAATAGGGCTTCACGCCGCGCAGGGTCAGCGGCTCGTCGTAACGGTGCCCGATATGGCCGTTATCTATTTCCGCCACGTCCGCATTTTCGCAGTACAGGCCGCCCAGGCCGTCGAGAGAGGGGCTGGTGGCGCACCAGACCGTCGTTGCTGCGCCTTGCGGAATGGTTGAGCTTGCGGGCAACGTCGGGATAAATGTTCCCGTCGGCGTCGTGCGTGCCCAACTGCTGAAAAATCTCCAGGGGCGCTACCCGGCCCAGGTCGGTGCCGTTCACCGAGCCCGGGTGCAGGGAGAATGCACGCACACCGAAGGCTTTTCCCCGTTTGTCGAGTTCCACGGCAAAGAGGTTATTGGCCGTTTTGGATTGTCCGTAGCCTGTCAGCGTCTCATAGGCGCGATGCTCGAAATTGGGATCTTCAAAATCAAACGGTGCGATATGGTGGCCGAACGATGATACGCTGATCACCCTTGCATTCCCCGCTTGCTTCAACGCCGGCCAGAGCCGGGCCGTCAACTGGAAATGGCCGAGATGGTTGGTCGAAAGCTGCGATTCGTAACCGCGCGCATCGCGCCGGAGCGGTACCCACATGATGCCCGCATTGTTGACCAATATATCCAATGGCAGGCCGTTTTGCAAGAATTTCTCTGCAAAGTCGTCGATCGAAGCGGGATCCATCAGGTCAAGCGGTTCCACACTCACGTTCGGGATACCGGCGAGAGTTCGGGTGGCTTTGGCAATGTCGCGCGCTGGGACGGTCACGTGAGCGCCCGCCTGCACGAAAGTTTTCACGGTTTCCAGACCGATGCCCGCGTAACCGCCCGTGACGATGATGGTTTTCCCTGTCAGATCGATGCCCCGGATCACGTCCTGGGCGGTGGAGAACGCGTCGAAGCCTGAACCGACAGGTTGCTGATGATTGAATGTTGTTGCTAATTGTTCCATGACAAATGTAATTATTTGATAGAACAAAATTAGCCCTGCCGCTTCCGGGAGGTTTTGTTTTGAGGATCAATTTTATTTGTTGAGGGGACCAAAAAAAGCGAAGGGCCGGTTTTCCGGCGCCTTCGCTTCCTGAATGGGGTATTTCTACCGTTACCACCGGTCAATACCTGAAAACTGCCGCGATGTCGGATGCGGCGGGCATGCGTTCCGGTGGCAGCAGGTACGCCTCGCCGCCCTGGGTGAGCGTCTTGATCACCGCCATGTCCAGCAAATCGTCGGACGATTCCTCTTCGCTGCCATGCAGTTCGAGGCTGGCGTTTGTTTCGTCGAACTGCCCGTGGATTGTCGCGCCTTTGCGTACAAACAAATGCGACAGCCGGCCGTAATAGGCCGCAGGGATAATGTCGGCCGCAATGGAGGAGCTCAAAGGCGTTGCCGACTGGTTTGCGTAGATCGTCAGCGCCTTGTCCAGCGGCTGGTCGAAATATGGCTGCATAATACCTCTTGCCCTGGCATACAGGTCGTGTATCTCGTCGTGCTCGTGACTTCCGGTGAGCGCCTCGGGGCAAATGTTATGATAATCGCTGGCGGCGCGGTAAATCGGGATCAGGTATTCGACACCTGCCAGCAGGAGCGGCGCATTTTCGTTGTGCAACACTTCCCTGAAAATCACATCGTCCACAGCCTCGAAATACACGGCGATGTTATCCTTATGCTCGGGATTGCCGCCTGCCATACCGTGAAAGTTGGCCCCGCCGGTGCCCGAGCCGGTTCCTACGCGAAAGGTGCTGGCATCCTTGTCCGAAAGCCTTTTAACGGCCATCATGTCGTCCGGAAGATCGGGGACGTGTACCGGTTCCATCCCGAACGCATCGGCACGGAAGAGTTTGCATTTCTGTTTGCTGATAACCAGCAGATAGAAATAAGTATTGCAGGTAAGCACCGGTACGAGCGGCGTCATGTAGAACCGCTTTTTACACACTGCCACATATTGGGGTGCCACCCGCATTTTGACGTATTTGAAATACCCGTCGGCTATGAACATCGCCAAACCCTTTTCCATACGGCCCCAGAAACGGCTTTGCTGTAACAATGCGTAAGCGGGCGTCAGCAATTGTTCGATGCGTGCGGTTTCGATACCGGCGTCGGCCAGTTTTGCCGACAGGTCTTTCAACGTGTTTTTCAGCAAAATCGCATCATGCTTTTCATTAACCTCTACGCCCGACTGATGGGTAGGCAGATAAATGGTCACGCAGCATTCGGAACGAAACGCTGCCAGTTCCGCAAACAGATCCTTGTCGAGTATATCGGGGAGCCGTTCGGGCTCGGTGTCGACACCGGGGGCCATGGCCATTTCGATCGTCGTATCGGTTTCGCGCAGGTTGGGCTTTCCATTGCCGTTTCCGCCTCCTCCGGGCGGGCGGTTAGGGTGCCTCAACGGCACGGCGGGGTCGAGCGTCTCGTCGTCCTGTAAATATTCGTCGGTCCGGTCGAGAAACTGTTCGATTTCCTCCGGCGCTGCGGTGGATACCCCGAGCCCCTCGGGCCGGCCTCCGGATGGTTTTCCTTTGGAGGGATGAAATCCTCCTGATCGGTCTTTTGCCATAACGCTGTCAGATTGTTGATGTTCGTATGTAATCGGCGAGCCAGCGGGAAAAATATATGCCATCGGGCCGAAGGCGGCAGCGGGGGATTTGTGCCGGAACGACAGTTGCATCTTTTCCCCATTCCATTGCACAACCGTTTCCCCGCGCCGGTGATGGCATATTTATTGACCGGATCTGAATTGCCAGCAGGTAATTTTGTTAGTTTGGCGCTCGATATCCATGATCTGCTGGCACCTGATGAAACCCAAATTTGTAAGTATTAGCGATGAGATAATCGAAAGGATCAAATCCGGCGGATTACAGCCGGGCGACAACAGAACCTCAACATCTTACCCGAAATGCAATCCTTTTTGAAGCGCGCCGCAATGGTTTGTTGGCTAACTTTCCCGCTTACCGGCACTGTGTTTTCGCAAAATGCCATCGTGAAAACCGATATTCCGCTGGATTCCATCCGCCTCAGCGACCCGTTTATCCTGGCCGACGCACCCACCAGGACCTACTACATGACCGGGACGGGCGGCAAGCTGTGGAAAAGCAAAGACCTCGAAAGGTGGACAGGCCCGTTCACCGTTGCGCAAACCGACCCAGGATCGTGGATGGGGCCATCGCCGATGATCTGGGCGGCCGAACTGCATCGTTACAATGGCAGGTATTATTATTTCGCGACATTTACGAACAGAGCCATAAAGGTTGGTGAAGGACTGGAGCGTCGTGCGTGCCATGTGCTCGTGAGCGACCGGCCCGATGGCCCCTATCTGCCGATGAAGGATTCGACTTATCTGCCGGCGGACAAATTAACCCTCGATGCGACGCTCTGGACAGATACCGACGGAAAGCCGTACATGATTTACTGCCACGAATGGCTGCAGAATGGCAACGGCACCGTAGAAAAAATTGCATTGAAACCAGATTTCAGCGGTACTACCGGTGTGCCCAGGCTGCTGTTCCTTGCCAGCGACTCGCCTTGGAGCCGTGAGAAAAACAAGGATGGCAGCGACCGCCCCAATAAGGTTACCGATGGCCCGTGGGTATTCCGCACGAAGACCGGGAAGCTGGGAATGCTATGGACCAGCTGGATATATGACGTTTATACTCAGGGAGTAGCCTATTCCGAAAGCGGAACACTGGATGGCCCGTGGGTACAGGAAAAAGAGCCTGTTACCCCGCCCAACTTCGGGCATGGCATGCTTTTCCGGACGTTCGACGGAAAACTGCTGATGGCCATTCACAGCCACCGCAGCGTGAACGGGCGTACCGCGCGGGTTCCCAGGCTCCTCGAAGTAGACGACTCGGGGGATAAACTCGTGGTGGGGAAGCAGCTTACGTACGGTAAGTCATTTCCTGCCGCCCGGTAAACGGATTACAGGGAGCAAACGACGAAAAGTAAAATTGGGTTTTATCCAAATCGAATCCTATGCTTCTCACTCTTATCGTGTTGGCGGCCATTGTCGTGCCGGTCATTCTCTTTTTTCGCGCCGGAAGGCGGAATACGATGGTTTACAGAAAAAAAGTTCCTGATTGTAATCGCGGCTATTCCGTTAGCGATTATACCGGTGTGACAGCAGGTTCGCAAGACGGCTGGTCGACAGGCAGCGGTCCCATCCCTTTTGATCACGAAACAACGGCATTCGGTGGCGGGGATTTCGGCGGTGGCGGGGGAGGTGATTCTTACGACATGGCCAACAGCGACCCTGCCGATTCCGGCAGCTGTGATTCCTCATCCGACACTACTTCCGATTCTCCGGGAAGCGATCCGCCCGGTTATCTCAATGACTGACCGGCGCGATGCCGCCAAACCCCAAGATCTCTCCATACCAAACTGGCTTCCGGAAGGCAATAGCTATCCGGCCAGTGGCGAAGCGTGCTTGTACTACTTGTACTAAATACATATCTAATTGTAAAAATATTATTGTCTAAAATATAGACAATAAACAAAGTTCTTCTTTACATTTGTCGTACACAGACCGGCATGGGTCGACACGTGCGGTTTGTGCGATGTCAATTCGTTTCATCAAAACTATTACGACTATGAGAAGGATCAGTTCTATTTTTATGATTTTGTGCTTGCTGGGCGTTGTTTGCAGTAGCATTGCCCAAACCACAGCACCGGCCGATTTTTTCGTGGGCAAATGGGAGATTACCGTTTTCGGTACGCCTAATGGCGATGCCAAACTCGTTGCCGATCTCACCCGTACCGACGGCAAGCTTACCGGCCAGATCACCAACGCGACCGATCCCAGCGCCGAGAAAATCGCCATTACCAGTGTCGACGAAGCGGCCGACAAGATTACCATCGGTTTTTCGGCACAGGGGTACGACGTTACCCTCGACCTTTCAAAGGTGGATGACGATAACCTGAAAGGAAGCATGATGAGCATGTTCGATGCCACCGCCAAACGGATGAAGTAACTGGGATAGCGGTCGGCCGCGACCATAATCCGGGTGGCATGTACCCGCTACCCGGATCATGGTCGCGGCTGATCTTTCAAGCATGTAGTGCGATCTGTTGAAACGGGCACGATTTTTAAGCAATCGCGCCACCTGAAACCGATCATCAACAGTTTAAACACAAACTACATGCTAGCAATGAATTATCGGGGGCCCTACCGGGTCCGGGCCGACCGCAACAAGCCGATGCCGCGGATCGAGCATTCGGGCGATGCGATCGTGCGCGTCACCCGCTCCTGCATATGCGGGTCCGACCTGCATCTTTACCACGGAATGGTGCCCGACACCCGCGTGGGTACCACCTTCGGGCACGAATTCATCGGAGTGGTTGAAGAGGTAGGTTCCGAAGTGACCAACCTGAAAGTAGGCGACAACGTGCTGGTCCCGTTTAACGTAGCCTGCGGTAAATGCGTTTT harbors:
- a CDS encoding AraC family transcriptional regulator; the encoded protein is MAKFGYLTGRSLTTFKRDFKKTFQTTPQKWLTGKRLELAHYLIREKKRRPSEVYLEVGFENLSHFGYAFKKQFGYAPTE
- a CDS encoding SDR family NAD(P)-dependent oxidoreductase; translated protein: MEQLATTFNHQQPVGSGFDAFSTAQDVIRGIDLTGKTIIVTGGYAGIGLETVKTFVQAGAHVTVPARDIAKATRTLAGIPNVSVEPLDLMDPASIDDFAEKFLQNGLPLDILVNNAGIMWVPLRRDARGYESQLSTNHLGHFQLTARLWPALKQAGNARVISVSSFGHHIAPFDFEDPNFEHRAYETLTGYGQSKTANNLFAVELDKRGKAFGVRAFSLHPGSVNGTDLGRVAPLEIFQQLGTHDADGNIYPDVARKLNHSARRSNDGLVRHQPLSRRPGRPVLRKCGRGGNR
- a CDS encoding glycoside hydrolase family 43 protein; translation: MKTDIPLDSIRLSDPFILADAPTRTYYMTGTGGKLWKSKDLERWTGPFTVAQTDPGSWMGPSPMIWAAELHRYNGRYYYFATFTNRAIKVGEGLERRACHVLVSDRPDGPYLPMKDSTYLPADKLTLDATLWTDTDGKPYMIYCHEWLQNGNGTVEKIALKPDFSGTTGVPRLLFLASDSPWSREKNKDGSDRPNKVTDGPWVFRTKTGKLGMLWTSWIYDVYTQGVAYSESGTLDGPWVQEKEPVTPPNFGHGMLFRTFDGKLLMAIHSHRSVNGRTARVPRLLEVDDSGDKLVVGKQLTYGKSFPAAR